From Xyrauchen texanus isolate HMW12.3.18 chromosome 12, RBS_HiC_50CHRs, whole genome shotgun sequence, one genomic window encodes:
- the sox9b gene encoding transcription factor SOX-9b gives MNLLDSYLKMSDEQDKIHSDAPSPSMSEDSAGSPCLSGSGSDTENTRPEQNLLEFKKDEENKFPVCIRDAVSQVLKGYDWTLVPMPVRVNGSSKSKPHVKRPMNAFMVWAQAARRKLADQYPHLHNAELSKTLGKLWRLLNEGEKRPFVEEAERLRVQHKKDHPDYKYQPRRRKSVKNGQSESEDGEQTHISPNAIFKALQQADSPASSMGEVHSPGDHLGQSQGPPTPPTTPKTDLPSSKADLKREGRPLQEGIDFGAVDIGELSSEVISNMEPFDVNEFDQYLPPNGQPGMAVAQAYPSSYGLNSQAGGAPAHGWVSKQPQQQHSLSTMANGGEQGQSQQRTQIKKEQLSPSHYSEQQGSPQHVTYGSFNLQHYSTSYPAISHTQYEYADHQSPANSYYSHSTGQSSGLYTAFNYMSTSQRPIYTPIADTTGIPSVPQMHSPQHWEQQPVYTQLSRP, from the exons ATGAACCTCCTAGACTCCTACCTGAAGATGAGCGACGAGCAGGACAAGATTCACTCCGACGCGCCCAGCCCGAGCATGTCTGAGGATTCGGCCGGTTCTCCGTGTCTGTCCGGATCGGGCTCCGACACCGAGAACACCCGACCCGAGCAGAACCTCCTCGAGTTTAAGAAGGACGAGGAGAACAAGTTCCCCGTGTGTATACGGGACGCTGTGTCGCAGGTTCTGAAGGGCTATGATTGGACTCTGGTACCCATGCCTGTCCGCGTGAACGGCTCCAGTAAGAGCAAACCGCACGTGAAGAGACCCATGAACGCGTTTATGGTTTGGGCTCAAGCCGCGCGGAGGAAACTGGCGGACCAGTATCCGCATCTGCACAACGCCGAACTCAGCAAAACCCTCGGGAAACTCTGGAG attATTGAACGAGGGAGAGAAGCGTCCATTTGTGGAGGAGGCTGAGCGCTTGAGAGTCCAGCACAAAAAAGACCACCCCGATTACAAGTATCAGCCCAGACGGAGAAAATCTGTGAAGAACGGCCAAAGTGAATCTGAAGATGGAGAGCAGACCCACATCTCACCCAATGCCATCTTCAAAGCTCTGCAGCAGGCTGACTCTCCTGCATCCAGCATGGGTGAAGTGCATTCCCCAGGAGACCACTTAG GCCAGTCCCAAGGCCCCCCCACACCTCCCACAACCCCTAAAACAGACCTGCCATCTAGCAAAGCAGATTTAAAGCGTGAAGGCCGCCCCCTGCAGGAGGGCATTGATTTCGGAGCAGTAGATATCGGCGAGCTGAGCAGCGAAGTGATCTCCAACATGGAGCCATTTGATGTCAATGAGTTTGACCAGTACCTGCCTCCAAATGGACAACCAGGAATGGCGGTCGCCCAGGCATACCCCAGCAGCTATGGTCTCAACAGTCAAGCAGGAGGAGCTCCAGCACATGGCTGGGTCTCCAAACAACCACAGCAGCAACATTCATTGAGCACAATGGCCAACGGTGGTGAGCAAGGCCAAAGCCAGCagagaacacaaataaagaaggAGCAGTTGAGTCCAAGTCACTACAGTGAGCAGCAGGGCTCGCCGCAACACGTCACCTATGGTTCCTTCAACCTGCAGCACTACAGCACCTCGTACCCCGCCATCTCCCACACGCAGTACGAATACGCAGACCACCAGAGTCCAGCTAACTCATACTACAGCCACAGCACAGGGCAGAGCTCTGGTCTATACACCGCCTTCAACTACATGAGTACAAGCCAGAGGCCCATCTACACCCCAATAGCTGATACGACGGGCATCCCGTCTGTACCGCAAATGCACAGTCCACAGCACTGGGAGCAACAGCCGGTATACACCCAACTGTCCAGACCGTAA